The Sphingomonas sp. LY54 genome includes a region encoding these proteins:
- a CDS encoding YggT family protein, whose protein sequence is MLLALFGVIDLLLRVLSYIIIAQAIISWLVAFNVINTTNDFVRSFLYALDRITEPLYRPIRRILPDFGGIDFSPLVVLLLIVVARMLLSGLAADVAY, encoded by the coding sequence ATGCTGCTTGCCCTTTTCGGCGTCATCGACCTGCTGCTGCGGGTGCTGAGCTATATCATCATCGCCCAGGCCATCATCAGCTGGCTAGTCGCGTTCAATGTGATCAACACGACGAACGATTTCGTCCGCTCGTTCCTCTACGCGCTCGACCGCATCACCGAGCCGCTCTATCGGCCGATCCGCCGCATCCTCCCCGATTTCGGCGGCATCGATTTCTCGCCGCTCGTGGTGCTGCTCCTGATCGTGGTCGCACGGATGCTGCTCAGCGGCCTCGCCGCGGATGTCGCGTACTAG
- a CDS encoding cupin domain-containing protein codes for MKGYVDNIERVTVANEDFRRVLYTGKNLQLVLMTLPAGCDIGEEVHEDRDQFFRIEEGSGTIHIDGTAHKVEDDFAVIVPAGARHNVVNDSDAPLRLYTIYGPPEHKDGVVHKDKAQAERDHDNDEWDGKTTE; via the coding sequence ATGAAGGGTTATGTCGACAACATCGAGCGGGTGACGGTCGCCAACGAGGATTTCCGCCGCGTCCTTTATACCGGCAAGAATCTGCAGCTTGTCCTGATGACGCTCCCCGCCGGCTGCGACATCGGCGAGGAGGTGCACGAGGACCGCGACCAGTTCTTCCGCATCGAGGAGGGAAGCGGCACCATCCATATCGACGGCACGGCGCACAAGGTGGAGGACGATTTCGCGGTGATCGTGCCGGCCGGTGCCCGCCACAATGTCGTCAACGACAGCGACGCTCCGCTTCGCCTCTACACCATTTACGGCCCGCCCGAGCATAAGGACGGCGTGGTCCACAAGGATAAGGCGCAGGCCGAGCGCGACCACGACAATGACGAGTGGGACGGCAAGACGACCGAATGA
- a CDS encoding DUF3140 domain-containing protein produces the protein MTRPAPGHRAIAADFHQAVNMSADELEAWLATPESHAVGQKVDGGESVGHASGRRIVAILRAGGQGLDEDDWRHMLKVVGFVRRHRAQEPANMVTSRWRYALMNWGHDPLK, from the coding sequence ATGACGCGGCCCGCGCCTGGCCATCGCGCCATAGCCGCCGACTTCCACCAGGCCGTGAACATGTCGGCCGACGAGCTCGAGGCATGGCTGGCCACGCCGGAGAGCCACGCCGTCGGGCAGAAGGTGGACGGCGGCGAATCCGTCGGCCACGCATCCGGCCGGCGGATCGTCGCCATCCTGCGCGCTGGCGGGCAGGGGCTTGATGAGGACGACTGGCGCCATATGCTCAAGGTGGTCGGATTCGTGCGCCGGCATCGCGCGCAGGAGCCCGCGAACATGGTGACATCGCGCTGGCGATATGCGTTGATGAACTGGGGCCACGATCCCTTGAAATGA
- the rpsL gene encoding 30S ribosomal protein S12 — protein sequence MPTINQLIRKGREPQKERSKVPAMEANPQKRGVCTRVYTTTPKKPNSALRKVAKVRLTNQREVISYIPGEGHNLQEHSVVLIRGGRVRDLPGVRYHVLRGVLDTQGVKDRRQSRSKYGAKRPK from the coding sequence ATGCCGACGATTAACCAGCTGATCCGCAAGGGTCGCGAGCCGCAGAAAGAGCGCTCGAAAGTCCCCGCGATGGAGGCGAATCCGCAGAAGCGCGGCGTCTGCACTCGCGTCTATACGACGACCCCGAAGAAGCCGAACTCGGCGCTGCGCAAGGTTGCCAAGGTCCGCCTGACCAACCAGCGCGAAGTGATCAGCTACATTCCCGGTGAAGGCCACAACCTTCAGGAGCATAGCGTCGTCCTCATCCGCGGCGGCCGTGTGCGCGACCTTCCGGGCGTGCGCTACCACGTGCTGCGCGGCGTGCTCGACACCCAGGGTGTCAAGGACCGTCGCCAGAGCCGTTCGAAGTACGGCGCCAAGCGTCCGAAGTAA
- the rpsG gene encoding 30S ribosomal protein S7, with protein sequence MSRRRRPEKREILPDPKFGDIVLSKFMNSVMLDGKKSTAEGIVYGAFDTVEARAKREPIGVFHDALNNIKPGIEVRSRRVGGATYQVPVEVRPERAQALAIRWLISAARARSENTMAARLSGELMDAANNRGNAVKKREDTHRMAEANRAFSHYRW encoded by the coding sequence ATGTCTCGTCGTCGTCGCCCAGAAAAGCGCGAAATCCTTCCCGATCCGAAGTTCGGGGATATCGTCCTTTCCAAATTCATGAACTCCGTCATGCTCGACGGCAAGAAGTCGACTGCCGAAGGTATCGTCTACGGTGCCTTCGACACGGTTGAGGCCCGCGCCAAGCGCGAGCCGATCGGCGTGTTCCATGACGCGCTCAACAATATCAAGCCGGGCATCGAGGTCCGCAGCCGCCGCGTCGGCGGTGCGACCTACCAGGTCCCGGTGGAAGTCCGTCCGGAGCGTGCTCAGGCGCTTGCCATCCGTTGGCTGATCTCCGCCGCCCGCGCGCGCTCGGAGAACACCATGGCGGCCCGCCTCTCGGGCGAGCTGATGGACGCCGCGAACAACCGCGGTAACGCCGTCAAGAAGCGCGAAGATACGCACCGTATGGCCGAGGCCAACCGCGCCTTCTCGCACTACCGCTGGTAA
- the fusA gene encoding elongation factor G: protein MARSHPLEKYRNIGIMAHIDAGKTTTTERILFYTGKNYKIGETHEGTATMDWMEQEQERGITITSAATTCFWNDHRINIIDTPGHVDFTIEVERSLRVLDGAITAFDGVAGVEPQSETVWRQADKYKVPRMCYINKLDRTGANFDRCVQMIKDRLGSRPAVLYLPIGIESSFIGLVDLVENRAIVWLDDALGAKFEYREIPDDMKDSAALARSELIELAVEQDDAAMEAYLEGTEPDVATLKKLLRKGTLAFDFVPVLCGSSFKNKGVQPLLDAVVDYLPSPLDIPPVEGLKLDGETVETRPPADDAPFSALAFKIMNDPFVGTLTFARIYSGKLETASQVMNSVKDKKEKVGRMLLMHANDREDIQVAYAGDIVALAGLKDTTTGDTLCASAAPIILERMEFPEPVIEVAVEPKTKADQEKMGVALNRLAREDPSFRVSSDNESGQTIIKGMGELHLEILVDRMKREFKVEANVGAPQVAYRESLAKKVDVDYTHKKQSGGSGQFGRIKFTVEPGERGQGIIFNDEVKGGNIPKEYIPSVEKGIREIAASGSLIGFPIIDFTATLYDGAYHDVDSSALAFEITGRGGMREAAQKAGIKLLEPIMKVEVVTPEDYLGDVIGDLNSRRGQIQGTDSRGNAQVVEAMVPLANMFGYVNELRSFSQGRAQYSMQFSHYEEVPANVAEEVKAKLA, encoded by the coding sequence ATGGCCCGCAGCCATCCGCTCGAGAAATATCGCAACATCGGCATCATGGCGCACATCGACGCCGGTAAGACGACGACCACCGAGCGCATCCTTTTCTATACCGGCAAGAACTACAAGATCGGCGAGACCCATGAGGGCACCGCCACCATGGACTGGATGGAGCAGGAGCAGGAGCGCGGGATCACGATCACGTCGGCCGCGACGACCTGTTTCTGGAACGACCACCGGATCAACATCATCGACACGCCGGGCCACGTCGACTTCACCATCGAGGTGGAGCGCTCGCTGCGCGTGCTCGACGGCGCGATCACCGCGTTCGACGGCGTTGCCGGCGTTGAGCCGCAGTCCGAGACGGTGTGGCGCCAGGCCGACAAGTACAAAGTGCCGCGCATGTGCTACATCAACAAGCTTGATCGCACCGGCGCGAACTTCGATCGCTGCGTGCAGATGATCAAGGACCGCCTCGGCTCGCGCCCGGCCGTCCTCTATCTTCCGATCGGCATCGAGAGCAGCTTCATCGGCCTCGTCGACCTCGTCGAGAACCGCGCCATCGTGTGGCTCGACGACGCGCTCGGCGCGAAGTTCGAATATCGCGAGATTCCGGACGACATGAAGGATTCGGCCGCCCTTGCCCGCAGCGAGCTCATCGAGCTTGCCGTCGAGCAGGACGATGCGGCGATGGAAGCCTATCTCGAAGGCACCGAGCCCGACGTCGCGACGCTGAAGAAGCTGCTCCGCAAGGGCACGCTTGCATTCGACTTCGTGCCGGTCCTGTGCGGCTCGTCGTTCAAGAATAAGGGCGTGCAGCCGCTTCTCGACGCGGTCGTCGACTATCTGCCGTCCCCGCTCGACATCCCGCCGGTCGAAGGCCTCAAGCTCGACGGCGAGACCGTCGAGACCCGTCCGCCGGCCGACGACGCGCCCTTCTCCGCGCTGGCCTTCAAGATCATGAACGATCCGTTCGTCGGAACGCTCACCTTCGCACGCATCTATTCGGGCAAGCTCGAAACCGCGTCGCAGGTCATGAACTCGGTCAAGGACAAGAAGGAAAAGGTCGGCCGCATGCTGCTCATGCATGCCAATGACCGCGAGGACATCCAGGTGGCATATGCCGGCGATATCGTCGCGCTTGCCGGCCTCAAGGATACCACGACCGGCGACACGCTTTGCGCGTCGGCCGCTCCGATCATCCTCGAGCGCATGGAATTCCCGGAGCCGGTGATCGAGGTCGCGGTCGAGCCGAAGACCAAGGCCGACCAGGAGAAGATGGGCGTCGCGCTCAATCGTCTCGCCCGCGAGGATCCGTCATTCCGCGTGTCCTCGGACAACGAGAGCGGCCAGACCATCATCAAGGGCATGGGCGAGCTCCATCTCGAGATCCTGGTCGATCGCATGAAGCGCGAGTTCAAGGTCGAAGCGAACGTCGGCGCGCCGCAGGTGGCGTACCGCGAGAGCTTGGCCAAGAAGGTCGACGTCGACTACACCCACAAGAAGCAGTCGGGCGGCTCCGGCCAGTTCGGCCGCATCAAGTTCACCGTCGAGCCGGGCGAGCGCGGCCAGGGCATCATCTTCAACGATGAGGTCAAGGGCGGCAACATTCCGAAGGAATATATCCCGTCGGTCGAAAAGGGCATTCGCGAGATCGCAGCGTCGGGTTCGCTGATCGGCTTCCCGATCATCGATTTCACCGCGACCCTGTATGACGGCGCCTACCACGACGTCGACTCGTCGGCTCTCGCCTTCGAAATCACGGGTCGTGGCGGCATGCGCGAAGCCGCGCAGAAAGCCGGCATCAAGCTGCTCGAGCCGATCATGAAGGTCGAAGTCGTCACTCCCGAGGACTATCTCGGCGACGTCATCGGCGACTTGAACAGCCGCCGTGGCCAGATTCAGGGCACGGACAGCCGGGGCAATGCACAGGTCGTCGAAGCGATGGTGCCGCTTGCCAATATGTTCGGTTACGTTAATGAGCTGCGATCCTTCTCGCAGGGCCGCGCTCAATATTCGATGCAGTTCTCGCATTACGAAGAAGTGCCAGCGAACGTCGCCGAAGAGGTCAAGGCGAAGCTCGCCTGA
- the tuf gene encoding elongation factor Tu, producing MAKAKFERTKPHCNIGTIGHVDHGKTSLTAAITKVLAETGGATFTSYDNIDKAPEERERGITISTSHVEYETEARHYAHVDCPGHADYVKNMITGAAQMDGGILVVSAADGPMPQTREHILLARQVGVPALVVFMNKVDQVDDEELLELVELEIRELLSSYDFPGDDIPVIKGSALAALEDSNTTIGRDAVLELMKAVDDYIPQPERPLDKAFLMPIEDVFSISGRGTVVTGRVETGIVKVGEEVEIVGIKDTKKTVVTGVEMFRKLLDQGQAGDNIGALIRGVGREEVERGQVLAKPGSITPHTDFSAEVYVLSKDEGGRHTPFFANYRPQFYFRTTDVTGEVVLPEGTEMVMPGDNVTLGVKLIAPIAMDQGLRFAIREGGRTVGAGVVGTISK from the coding sequence ATGGCGAAAGCTAAGTTTGAGCGGACGAAGCCGCACTGCAACATCGGCACCATCGGTCACGTCGACCACGGCAAGACCTCGCTGACGGCAGCGATCACGAAGGTGCTCGCCGAGACCGGCGGCGCGACGTTCACCAGCTACGACAACATCGACAAGGCGCCGGAAGAGCGCGAGCGCGGCATCACGATCTCGACCAGCCACGTCGAGTATGAGACCGAAGCGCGCCACTATGCGCACGTCGATTGCCCGGGCCACGCCGACTATGTGAAGAACATGATCACCGGCGCCGCGCAGATGGACGGCGGCATCCTGGTGGTTTCGGCCGCCGACGGCCCGATGCCGCAGACCCGCGAGCACATCCTGCTCGCCCGTCAGGTCGGCGTTCCGGCGCTCGTCGTGTTCATGAACAAGGTCGACCAGGTCGACGACGAGGAGCTGCTCGAGCTCGTCGAGCTCGAGATCCGCGAGCTGCTGTCGTCCTACGACTTCCCGGGCGACGACATTCCCGTCATCAAGGGTTCGGCTCTGGCCGCCCTCGAGGACAGCAACACCACGATCGGCCGTGACGCCGTTCTGGAGCTGATGAAGGCCGTCGACGACTACATCCCGCAGCCGGAGCGTCCGCTCGACAAGGCGTTCCTGATGCCGATCGAGGACGTGTTCTCGATCTCCGGCCGCGGCACCGTCGTGACCGGCCGCGTCGAGACCGGTATCGTCAAGGTTGGTGAGGAAGTCGAGATCGTCGGCATCAAGGACACCAAGAAGACCGTCGTGACCGGCGTCGAAATGTTCCGCAAGCTGCTCGACCAGGGCCAGGCCGGCGACAACATCGGTGCGCTGATCCGTGGCGTGGGCCGTGAAGAAGTCGAGCGTGGCCAGGTTCTGGCCAAGCCGGGTTCGATCACCCCGCACACCGACTTCTCGGCCGAGGTCTATGTCCTCTCGAAGGACGAAGGTGGCCGTCACACGCCGTTCTTCGCCAACTACCGTCCGCAGTTCTACTTCCGCACGACCGACGTGACGGGCGAAGTGGTTCTTCCGGAAGGCACCGAGATGGTCATGCCCGGCGACAACGTCACGCTCGGCGTGAAGCTGATCGCCCCGATCGCCATGGACCAGGGCCTGCGCTTCGCGATCCGCGAAGGCGGTCGTACCGTCGGCGCAGGGGTTGTCGGAACGATCTCGAAGTAA
- the rpsJ gene encoding 30S ribosomal protein S10: protein METQNIRIRLKAFDHRVLDQATGDIADTARRTGALIRGPIPLPTRIEKFTVNRSPHVDKKSREQFEVRTYKRLLDIVQPTPQTVDALMKLDLAAGVDVEIKLA from the coding sequence ATGGAAACGCAGAATATCCGCATTCGCCTGAAGGCGTTCGATCATCGTGTGCTCGATCAGGCTACTGGCGACATTGCCGACACGGCGCGTCGCACCGGCGCCCTGATCCGCGGTCCCATTCCTCTTCCGACGCGCATCGAGAAGTTCACCGTCAACCGTTCGCCCCACGTCGACAAGAAGTCGCGCGAACAGTTCGAGGTGCGCACCTACAAGCGGCTGCTGGACATCGTGCAGCCCACCCCGCAGACGGTCGACGCTTTGATGAAGCTCGATCTCGCAGCGGGTGTTGATGTCGAGATCAAGCTCGCCTAA
- the rplC gene encoding 50S ribosomal protein L3 codes for MRTGVIAKKLGMTRIFQDDGRHVPVTVLSLDNLQVVARREAERDGYVAVQLGAGSAKAKNLTKPERGHFGKAEVEPKARVVEFRVAEDALLDVGAEISADHFIAGQLVDIQGVTQGKGFAGVMKRWGFGGMHATHGVSVSHRAHGSTGQRQDPGRVFKNKKMAGHMGAKNRTQQNLEVVRTDVERGLIFVKGSVPGHKGGWLIVKDAVKVARPADVPYPAGLKQAASNNNAPAETPAEAEAPVAATEGQEG; via the coding sequence ATGCGCACTGGCGTGATCGCGAAGAAATTGGGGATGACCCGCATATTCCAGGACGACGGGCGGCACGTGCCGGTTACCGTCCTGTCTCTCGACAATCTTCAGGTCGTCGCGCGCCGCGAAGCCGAGCGTGACGGCTATGTGGCGGTTCAGCTCGGCGCCGGTTCGGCGAAGGCGAAGAACCTGACCAAGCCGGAGCGCGGCCATTTCGGCAAGGCCGAGGTGGAGCCGAAGGCCCGCGTCGTCGAGTTCCGTGTCGCCGAGGATGCGCTCCTTGACGTCGGCGCCGAAATCTCCGCCGATCACTTCATTGCCGGCCAGCTGGTCGACATCCAGGGTGTCACGCAGGGCAAGGGCTTCGCCGGCGTCATGAAGCGCTGGGGCTTCGGCGGCATGCACGCCACCCACGGCGTCTCGGTCTCCCACCGTGCGCACGGCTCGACCGGCCAGCGTCAGGATCCGGGCCGCGTCTTCAAGAACAAGAAGATGGCTGGCCACATGGGCGCCAAGAACCGCACGCAGCAGAATCTCGAGGTCGTTCGCACCGACGTCGAGCGCGGCCTGATCTTCGTGAAGGGCTCCGTGCCCGGTCACAAGGGCGGCTGGCTGATCGTCAAGGACGCCGTGAAGGTCGCCCGTCCGGCTGACGTTCCCTATCCGGCCGGCCTCAAGCAGGCTGCCAGCAACAACAACGCTCCCGCTGAAACCCCGGCCGAGGCCGAGGCACCGGTGGCAGCGACCGAAGGCCAGGAAGGCTAA
- the rplD gene encoding 50S ribosomal protein L4 translates to MKVKVQTLDAKASGDIELNDEVFAVEPRADILHRVVTWQLEKRRGTARAARERSDVARTGKKFGRQKGGGTARHGDRRAPIFIGGGKAHGPRVRDFNPSLNKKVRALGLKMALSSKARDGKLVVMDSLDVSEAKTKVLAEKLTKLGFGKTLVIDGDALNVGFALASSNLHQVNLLPAVGANVYDILKHETLVLTRAAVEKLEARFNG, encoded by the coding sequence ATGAAGGTCAAGGTTCAAACCCTCGACGCCAAGGCCAGCGGCGACATCGAGCTCAACGACGAAGTCTTCGCCGTCGAGCCGCGTGCCGACATCCTGCACCGCGTCGTCACCTGGCAGCTCGAGAAGCGCCGCGGTACTGCCCGCGCCGCCCGCGAGCGTTCGGATGTCGCCCGCACGGGCAAGAAGTTCGGTCGCCAGAAGGGCGGCGGTACGGCTCGTCACGGCGATCGCCGCGCCCCGATCTTCATCGGCGGCGGCAAGGCCCACGGTCCCCGCGTTCGCGACTTCAATCCGTCGCTGAACAAGAAGGTTCGTGCGCTCGGTCTGAAGATGGCGCTCTCGTCCAAGGCTCGCGACGGCAAGCTCGTCGTCATGGACAGCCTCGACGTCAGCGAAGCCAAGACCAAGGTCCTGGCCGAGAAGCTGACCAAGCTTGGCTTCGGCAAGACCCTGGTGATCGACGGCGACGCACTGAACGTCGGCTTCGCTCTGGCTTCGTCCAACCTCCACCAGGTCAATCTGCTCCCGGCGGTCGGCGCGAACGTCTACGATATTCTGAAGCATGAGACTCTGGTGCTGACGCGCGCCGCGGTCGAGAAGCTGGAGGCGCGTTTCAATGGCTAA
- a CDS encoding 50S ribosomal protein L23, whose amino-acid sequence MAKKPAKTAVDINHYDVVLAPHITEKTTLLSEQNAVVFKVANDATKPQIKAAVEALFSVKVMGVNTLTQKGKRKLWKGRPYTRSDVKKAIVTLAEGQSIDVTTGI is encoded by the coding sequence ATGGCTAAGAAGCCTGCCAAGACGGCGGTCGACATCAATCATTATGATGTCGTTCTCGCCCCGCACATCACCGAGAAGACGACCCTGCTCTCCGAGCAGAATGCGGTCGTGTTCAAGGTCGCGAACGACGCCACGAAGCCGCAGATCAAGGCGGCCGTCGAGGCCTTGTTCAGCGTCAAGGTAATGGGCGTGAACACGCTGACCCAGAAGGGCAAGCGGAAGCTGTGGAAGGGTCGTCCCTACACGCGCTCCGACGTCAAGAAGGCGATCGTGACGCTGGCCGAAGGCCAGTCGATCGACGTCACCACCGGTATCTGA
- the rplB gene encoding 50S ribosomal protein L2, protein MALKSYNPTTSSQRGLILVDKSALWKGKPVKALTEGKRKTGGRNNQGHVTSRGIAGGHKQRYRYIDFKRRKWDMAATVERLEYDPNRTAFIALVKYEDGELAYIIAPQRLGVGDTIVAGKKTDVKPGNAMELGQMPVGTIVHNVEMKPGKGGQIARSAGTYVQVVGRDRGMVIVRLNSGEQRYLRSDCMGTVGAVSNPDNQNQNFAKAGRTRWMGRRPLTRGVAKNPVDHPHGGGEGRTSGGRHPVTPWGKPTKGARTRSNKATDKMIIRSRHAKKKR, encoded by the coding sequence ATGGCACTCAAATCCTATAATCCGACCACCTCGTCGCAGCGCGGCCTGATCCTGGTCGACAAGTCGGCGCTCTGGAAGGGCAAGCCGGTCAAGGCGCTTACCGAAGGCAAGCGCAAGACCGGCGGCCGCAACAACCAGGGCCATGTGACCTCGCGCGGCATCGCCGGCGGTCACAAGCAGCGTTACCGCTACATCGACTTCAAGCGTCGCAAGTGGGACATGGCGGCTACCGTCGAGCGGCTCGAATACGATCCCAACCGCACCGCGTTCATCGCGCTGGTGAAGTATGAGGACGGTGAGCTCGCCTACATCATCGCTCCGCAGCGCCTCGGCGTCGGCGACACCATCGTCGCCGGCAAGAAGACCGACGTGAAGCCGGGCAACGCCATGGAGCTGGGCCAGATGCCGGTCGGCACCATCGTCCACAACGTGGAGATGAAGCCGGGCAAGGGCGGTCAGATCGCCCGCTCCGCCGGCACCTATGTCCAGGTCGTCGGTCGCGATCGCGGCATGGTCATCGTCCGCCTGAACTCGGGCGAGCAGCGTTACCTGCGGTCGGATTGCATGGGCACGGTTGGCGCGGTCTCGAACCCCGACAACCAGAACCAGAATTTCGCCAAGGCCGGTCGTACCCGCTGGATGGGCCGTCGCCCGCTGACCCGCGGCGTCGCCAAGAACCCGGTCGATCACCCGCATGGCGGCGGTGAAGGCCGCACCTCGGGCGGCCGTCATCCGGTCACCCCGTGGGGCAAGCCGACCAAGGGTGCGCGCACCCGTTCGAACAAGGCGACGGACAAGATGATCATCCGTTCGCGTCACGCGAAGAAGAAGAGGTAA
- the rpsS gene encoding 30S ribosomal protein S19 gives MARSIWKGPFVELSLLKKAETAQEAGGRAPIKTWSRRSTILPQFVGLTFNVYNGRKFVPVSVSEEMVGMKLGEFAPTRFFPGHAADKKGKR, from the coding sequence ATGGCCCGCTCCATCTGGAAAGGTCCGTTCGTCGAGCTGTCGCTGCTGAAGAAGGCAGAGACGGCGCAGGAGGCCGGTGGCCGCGCTCCGATCAAGACCTGGTCGCGCCGCTCCACCATTCTTCCGCAGTTCGTCGGGCTCACGTTCAACGTCTACAATGGCCGCAAGTTCGTTCCCGTTTCGGTGAGCGAAGAGATGGTCGGCATGAAGCTGGGCGAGTTCGCTCCCACCCGCTTCTTCCCGGGCCACGCTGCCGACAAGAAGGGCAAGAGGTAA
- the rplV gene encoding 50S ribosomal protein L22: MGKQKSPRKVADNEALSVGTQIRGSAQKLNLVAALIRGRKAEDALNILQFSPKAMAVDVRKVLASAIANAENNHNLDVDSLVVAEASVGKSISMKRWTARARGRSSRIVKPFSRVRIVVREQQEAE; encoded by the coding sequence ATGGGCAAGCAGAAGAGCCCCCGCAAGGTTGCGGACAACGAGGCGCTGTCGGTCGGCACGCAGATCCGCGGTTCGGCCCAGAAGCTGAACCTGGTGGCGGCGCTGATCCGCGGCCGCAAGGCTGAGGACGCGCTCAACATCCTCCAGTTCTCGCCCAAGGCGATGGCCGTGGACGTGCGCAAGGTTCTGGCCTCGGCCATTGCCAATGCCGAGAACAATCACAATCTGGATGTCGACAGCCTCGTCGTCGCTGAGGCTTCGGTCGGCAAGAGCATCTCGATGAAGCGTTGGACGGCGCGTGCACGCGGCCGTTCGAGCCGGATCGTCAAGCCGTTCAGCCGCGTGCGCATCGTCGTCCGCGAGCAGCAGGAAGCAGAATAA
- the rpsC gene encoding 30S ribosomal protein S3 has product MGQKSNPIGLRLQINRTWDSRWYAEGADYSRLLVEDLKIREFVMKTLPQAAISKVVIERPAKLCRVSIYAARPGVIIGKKGADIEKLRKQLGAMTSSDVSLNIVEIRKPEIDAKLVAQGVADQLERRIAFRRAMKRAVQSALRLGAEGIRITCGGRLGGAEIARTEWYREGRVPLHTLRGNVDYAEAQAHTAYGVCGVKVWIFKGEILGHDPMAQDRLMMEAQTSGVRPAR; this is encoded by the coding sequence ATGGGTCAGAAGAGCAATCCTATCGGTCTGCGCCTGCAGATCAACCGGACCTGGGACAGCCGTTGGTACGCCGAAGGCGCCGACTATAGCCGTCTCCTGGTCGAGGATCTGAAGATCCGCGAGTTCGTCATGAAGACGCTGCCGCAGGCGGCGATCTCCAAGGTCGTGATCGAGCGCCCTGCCAAGCTCTGCCGCGTCAGCATCTATGCCGCGCGTCCGGGCGTGATCATCGGCAAGAAGGGCGCCGACATCGAGAAGCTGCGTAAGCAACTCGGTGCGATGACCTCCAGCGACGTCTCGCTGAACATCGTCGAGATCCGCAAGCCCGAGATCGACGCCAAGCTCGTCGCTCAGGGCGTTGCCGACCAGCTCGAGCGTCGTATCGCTTTCCGTCGTGCCATGAAGCGCGCGGTGCAGTCTGCCCTGCGTCTCGGCGCAGAGGGCATCCGGATCACCTGCGGCGGCCGCCTCGGCGGCGCCGAGATCGCGCGTACCGAATGGTATCGCGAGGGCCGGGTTCCGCTGCACACCTTGCGCGGCAACGTCGATTATGCTGAGGCGCAGGCCCACACCGCTTATGGCGTGTGCGGCGTCAAAGTCTGGATCTTCAAGGGTGAGATCCTGGGCCACGATCCGATGGCTCAGGACCGGCTCATGATGGAAGCGCAAACCTCGGGGGTTCGGCCGGCGCGCTAA
- the rplP gene encoding 50S ribosomal protein L16, with protein MLQPKRTKFRKAFKGRIHGNAKGGTELNFGAFGLKAMEPERITARQIEAARRAITRHIRRQGRLWIRVFPDVPVSKKPAEVRQGKGKGSNEYWAARVKPGRILFELDGVPGPLARVAFERAMEKLPIKTKVVARLGESVIEEA; from the coding sequence ATGCTGCAACCCAAACGGACTAAGTTCCGCAAGGCCTTCAAGGGCCGCATTCACGGCAATGCCAAGGGCGGCACCGAGCTCAATTTCGGTGCGTTCGGCCTGAAGGCAATGGAGCCGGAGCGTATCACGGCTCGCCAGATCGAGGCGGCCCGCCGCGCGATCACCCGCCACATCCGCCGTCAGGGCCGTCTCTGGATCCGCGTGTTCCCGGACGTGCCGGTCTCGAAGAAGCCGGCCGAAGTCCGCCAGGGCAAGGGCAAGGGCTCGAACGAATATTGGGCGGCGCGCGTGAAGCCCGGCCGTATCCTGTTCGAGCTGGACGGCGTTCCCGGTCCGCTCGCCCGCGTGGCTTTCGAGCGCGCCATGGAAAAACTGCCGATCAAGACGAAGGTGGTCGCCCGCCTCGGTGAATCGGTGATCGAGGAAGCTTAA
- the rpmC gene encoding 50S ribosomal protein L29, with product MAKIDDLKTRTDDQLQEQLGELKREAFNLRFQAATNQLEKPSRVREVRRDIARIKTLQSERVRAAQAKA from the coding sequence ATGGCCAAGATCGACGATCTCAAGACCAGGACAGACGACCAGCTTCAGGAGCAGCTGGGCGAACTGAAGCGCGAGGCCTTCAACCTCCGCTTCCAGGCCGCCACCAACCAGCTCGAGAAGCCGTCGCGCGTCCGCGAGGTTCGCCGCGATATCGCGCGGATCAAGACGCTGCAGAGCGAGCGCGTGCGTGCCGCTCAGGCCAAGGCCTAA